From Lonchura striata isolate bLonStr1 chromosome 3, bLonStr1.mat, whole genome shotgun sequence, one genomic window encodes:
- the LOC110470272 gene encoding taste receptor type 2 member 9-like encodes MEACHSSQQSNVTSYGVTTVAILSLEVFAGVWINAFIICVLCIAWVKKKTLNSNEKILLLLGCSRFCCLCFSWIYDFLSNIFPYCLLVHPILQLLQGSYSFFNSSNLWFSACLCVFYCIKIANFRNRFFIYLKVKIDMMVPWVLLGSVIFSLIIGILVYNTIDKAVCKTFNFTCQERLLKAANGIEEHFFPIYFLTGFLHTTAFMAVIFSAVFLLFSLWRHKHKMQTNSMKDLSMDAHIKAMKSVLSFLVMYSINFLFLILTLIYSLKNENNVIFLSYLIQRAFPGLHSLILIFSNPKMEKTLIKILSCVKCKPCIK; translated from the coding sequence ATGGAAGCTTGTCACTCTTCACAGCAATCCAATGTCACTTCATAtggggtcacaactgtggccatccTCTCCCTGGAGGTGTTTGCTGGCGTGTGGATAAATGCTTTTATCATTTGTGTGCTTTGCATTGCCTGGGTCAAAAAGAAAACTCTGAACTCTAATGAGAAGATCTTGCTGCTACTTGGATGCTCTAGGTTTTGCTGTTTGTGTTTCTCATGGATATATGACTTTCTCTCAAATATTTTCCCCTATTGCCTTCTGGTTCATCCCATACTTCAACTCCTTCAAGGTTCTTACAGCTTTTTTAATAGTTCCAACTTGTGGTTTTCTGCCTGTCTTTGTGTTTTTTATTGTATAAAAATTGCCAATTTCAGGAACAGGTTTTTTATCTACCTGAAAGTAAAAATTGACATGATGGTGCCCTGGGTTCTGTTGGGGTCAGTGATCTTCTCCCTGATTATTGGAATTCTTGTCTACAACACTATTGATAAAGCTGTCTGTAAGACCTTCAATTTTACCTGCCAAGAAAGACTTTTGAAAGCAGCTAACGGAATAgaggaacatttttttcctatttattttctcaCTGGCTTTTTACATACCACTGCTTTCATGGCAGTcatcttttctgctgttttccttctcttttctctctggaGACACAAACACAAGATGCAGACAAACTCCATGAAGGACCTCAGCATGGATGCCCACATCAAAGCCATGAAATCTGTCCTCTCCTTCTTAGTGATGTACAGCATCAACTTTTTGTTTTTGATCTTGACTCTCATTTATTCACTTAAGAACGAAAATAATGTAATATTTCTTAGTTACTTAATTCAACGTGCTTTTCCGGGTCTTCATTCCCTTATTCTGATTTTCAGCAATCCCAAGATGGAAAAGACACTGATTAAAATTCTCTCCTGTGTGAAGTGCAAGCCTTGCATAAagtag
- the LOC110470274 gene encoding taste receptor type 2 member 9-like — MEACHSSQKSNGTSYGVTTVAILSLEAFPGMWINAFIICVLCIAWVKKKTLNSNEKILLLLGCSRFCYLCITWIYKFLSFIYPNYLYVPTILQLTILFQAFFDNCNLWFSACLCAFYCIKIANFRNRSFIYLKVRIDSMVPWLLLGSGILALTAGIVAYDIAAKPHCNNSNSTGQGNFGTAVIKMDKHFFPSFFFAGFEYAVSFMAVIFSAVFLLFSLWRHKRNMQTNSMNSLSVDAHIKAMKSILSFLVMYSINFVCLVLSMVYVTRKGNYMTVLIVVFQYTFPGLHSFILVFSNPKLEKTLLKILP, encoded by the coding sequence ATGGAAGCTTGTCACTCTTCACAGAAATCCAATGGCACTTCATAtggggtcacaactgtggccatccTCTCCCTGGAGGCATTTCCTGGCATGTGGATAAATGCTTTCATCATTTGTGTGCTTTGCATTGCCTGGGTCAAAAAGAAAACTCTGAACTCTAATGAGAAGATCTTGCTGCTACTTGGATGCTCTAGGTTTTGCTATTTATGCATCACATGGATATATAAAttcctttcatttatttatcCCAATTACCTTTATGTTCCAACCATACTTCAACTAACTATATTGTTTCAAGCCTTTTTTGATAATTGCAACTTGTGGTTTTCTGCCTGTCTTTGTGCTTTTTATTGTATAAAAATTGCCAATTTCAGGAACAGGTCCTTCATCTACCTGAAAGTAAGAATTGACAGTATGGTGCCCTGGCTTTTGTTGGGGTCAGGGATTTTAGCTTTGACTGCTGGCATAGTTGCCTATGACATCGCTGCCAAACCGCACTGCAACAACAGCAATTCCACTGGACAAGGTAATTTTGGGACAGCAGTTATCAAAATGGATaaacattttttcccttctttttttttcgcTGGCTTTGAATATGCTGTTTCATTCATGGCAGTcatcttttctgctgttttccttctcttttctctctggaGACACAAGCGCAACATGCAGACAAACTCCATGAACAGCCTCAGCGTGGATGCCCACATCAAAGCCATGAAATCTATTCTCTCCTTCTTAGTGATGTACAGCATCAACTTTGTATGTTTGGTCTTAAGTATGGTTTATGTCACAAGGAAGGGAAATTATATGACAGTTCTCATTGTAGTATTTCAGTACACTTTTCCGGGTCTTCACTCCTTTATTCTGGTTTTCAGCAATCCCAAACTGGAAAAGACACTACTAAAGATTCTTCCCTGA
- the LOC110470282 gene encoding taste receptor type 2 member 9-like, with protein sequence MEACHSSQKSNGTSHGAMALAIISLEVFAGVWINAFLVCVLCIAWVKKKTLNSNEKILLLLGCSRFCYLCFSWVHCSLSLAYPNYLYVQPTFQVIIFFRSFFTCSNLWVSACLFVFYCIKIANFRNRFFIYLKVKTDRIVPWLLLASLLSALAISIIAYDLAVTKLSNSHNSTGQGNSSKLSGKMDENFFQTYLIYGFGFATSFTAVICSTLLLLFFLWRHTCKMQKNSMNSLSMDAHIKAMKSILSFFIMYSINFTFLILSRNKSKNAENYVMFLSLIFMCAFPGVHSLILIFSNPKMEKMLIKILCRVKCKLCIR encoded by the coding sequence ATGGAAGCTTGTCACTCTTCACAGAAATCCAATGGCACTTCACATGGGGCCATGGCTTTGGCTATCATCTCCCTGGAGGTGTTTGCTGGCGTATGGATAAATGCCtttcttgtttgtgtgctttgcATTGCCTGGGTCAAAAAGAAAACTCTGAACTCTAATGAGAAGATCTTGCTGTTACTTGGATGCTCCAGGTTTTGCTATTTGTGCTTCTCATGGGTACATTGCTCCCTTTCATTAGCTTATCCCAATTACCTTTATGTTCAACCCACATTTCaagtaattatattttttcgAAGCTTTTTTACTTGTTCCAACTTGTGGGTTTCAGCctgcctttttgttttttattgtatAAAAATTGCTAATTTCAGGAACCGGTTCTTCATCTACCTGAAAGTAAAAACAGACAGGATTGTACCCTGGCTTTTGTTGGCATCATTGCTCTCAGCCTTGGCTATCAGCATCATTGCCTATGACTTGGCTGTTACAAAGCTCAGTAACAGCCACAATTCCACCGGGCAAGGAAATTCTTCAAAACTAAGTGGCAAAATGGATGAAAATTTTTTCCAGACATACTTAATCTATGGCTTTGGATTTGCCACTTCTTTCACAGCAGTCATCTGTTCtacccttctccttctcttttttctttggaGACACACATGCAAGATGCAGAAAAACTCCATGAACAGCCTCAGCATGGATGCCCACATCAAAGCAATGAAATCTATTCTCTCCTTTTTTATAATGTATAGTATTAACTTTACATTTTTGATCCTGTCACGAAATAAGtcaaaaaatgcagaaaattatgTAATGTTTCTTAGTTTAATATTTATGTGTGCTTTTCCAGGTGTTCATTCCCTTATTCTGATTTTCAGCAATCCCAAGATGGAAAAGATGCTGATAAAGATTCTATGCCGTGTGAAGTGCAAGCTTTGCATAAGGTAG
- the LOC110470273 gene encoding LOW QUALITY PROTEIN: taste receptor type 2 member 9-like (The sequence of the model RefSeq protein was modified relative to this genomic sequence to represent the inferred CDS: deleted 1 base in 1 codon) — protein MEACHSSQKSNVTSYGIMAFAIISLEVFAGVWINAFIICVLCIAWVKKKTLNSNEKILLLLGCSRISFLCFSWVNYFLSIICPNYLYVRPIFQVLASSLTFFNYSSLWVSACLCGFYCIKIANFRNRFFIYLKVKIDRMVPWLLLGSEILALASCIVIYDIAEILQSGNFTFTSQENFGKQESQQINIFFSSLFLAGFGYAASFMAVIFSAVFLLFSLWRHKRKMQTNSMKDLSVDAHIRAMKSVLSFLVMYSINFVCLVLTIIYSMKSENTMILLISIYLCAFPDIHSLILVFSNPKLEKALLKILSYVKCKFSTK, from the exons ATGGAAGCTTGTCACTCTTCACAGAAATCCAATGTCACTTCATATGGGATCATGGCTTTCGCCATCATCTCCCTGGAGGTGTTTGCTGGCGTGTGGATAAATGCTTTTATCATTTGTGTGCTTTGCATTGCCTGGgtcaaaaagaaaacactgaacTCAAATGAGAAgatcttgctgctgctgggatgctccaggatTTCCTTTTTGTGCTTCTCATGGGTAAACTACTTCCTTTCAATAATTTGTCCCAATTACCTTTATGTTCGCCCGATATTTCAAGTACTTGCATCTTCCTTAACCTTTTTTAATTATTCCAGCTTGTGGGTTTCAGCCTGTCTTTGTGGTTTCTACTGCATAAAAATTGCCAATTTCAGGAACCGGTTCTTCATCTACCTGAAAGTAAAAATTGACAGGATGGTGCCCTGGCTCTTGTTGGGGTCAGAGATTTTAGCCTTGGCAAGTTGCATTGTTATCTATGACATCGCTGAAATTCTGCAGAGTGGCAACTTCACTTTCACCTCCCAAGAAAAT TTTGGGAAGCAAGAATCACAAcagataaacatttttttctcatctttgtTCCTTGCTGGCTTTGGATATGCTGCTTCATTCATGGCAGTcatcttttctgctgttttccttctcttttctctctggaGACACAAGCGCAAGATGCAGACAAACTCCATGAAGGACCTCAGCGTGGATGCCCACATCAGAGCCATGAAATCTGTCCTCTCCTTCTTAGTGATGTACAGCATCAACTTTGTATGTTTGGTCTTAACAATAATTTATTCCATGAAGAGTGAAAATACCATGATACTTCTTATATCCATATATCTGTGTGCTTTTCCAGATATTCATTCCCTTATTCTGGTTTTCAGCAATCCCAAGCTGGAAAAGGCACTGCTGAAGATTCTCTCCTATGTAAAGTGCAAGTTTTCCACAAAGTAG